Proteins from a single region of Lelliottia sp. JS-SCA-14:
- the matP gene encoding macrodomain Ter protein MatP produces the protein MKYQQLENLESGWKWKYLVKKHREGELITCYIEASAAKEAVDVLLTLENEPVQVNGWIEKHINPALLNRMKQTIRARRKRHFNAEHQHTRKKSIDLEFMVWQRLAGLAQRRGKTLSETVVQLIEDAEHKEKYANQMSTLKNDLQAMLGKK, from the coding sequence ATGAAATATCAACAACTGGAAAATCTCGAAAGCGGCTGGAAATGGAAGTATCTGGTCAAAAAGCATCGAGAAGGCGAGCTGATCACCTGCTACATCGAAGCCAGTGCTGCAAAAGAAGCGGTGGATGTTTTGCTGACCCTCGAAAATGAGCCGGTACAGGTCAACGGGTGGATCGAAAAGCACATCAATCCGGCGCTGTTAAACCGTATGAAGCAGACCATTCGTGCGCGTCGCAAACGCCATTTTAACGCTGAACATCAGCACACGCGTAAGAAGTCTATCGACCTGGAGTTTATGGTCTGGCAGCGGTTAGCCGGTTTGGCCCAGCGCAGAGGAAAAACCTTGTCGGAGACGGTGGTGCAGCTGATTGAAGATGCGGAGCATAAAGAGAAATATGCTAACCAGATGTCAACGCTGAAGAATGACCTGCAGGCCATGCTTGGCAAAAAATAG
- the ompA gene encoding porin OmpA, whose translation MKKTAIAIAVALAGFATVAQAAPKDNTWYAGGKLGWSQFHDTGWYNSSLNNDGPTHESQLGAGAFGGYQVNPYVGFEMGYDWLGRMPYKGDNVNGAFKAQGVQLTAKLGYPVTDDLDVYTRLGGMVWRADSSNSRAGDDHDTGVSPVFAGGVEWAMTRDIATRLEYQWVNNIGDGATVGVRPDNGMLSVGVSYRFGQQEDAAPIVAPAPAPAPEVQTKHFTLKSDVLFNFNKATLKPEGQQALDQLYTQLSNLDPKDGSVVVLGFTDRIGSDAYNQNLSEKRAQSVVDYLVSKGIPANKISPRGMGESNPVTGNTCDNVKARAALIDCLAPDRRVEIEVKGIKDVVTQPAA comes from the coding sequence ATGAAAAAGACAGCTATCGCGATTGCAGTGGCACTGGCTGGCTTCGCTACCGTAGCGCAGGCCGCTCCGAAAGATAATACCTGGTATGCAGGTGGCAAACTGGGCTGGTCTCAGTTCCACGACACTGGCTGGTACAACAGCTCCCTGAACAACGATGGCCCAACTCACGAAAGCCAGCTCGGTGCAGGTGCGTTTGGTGGCTATCAGGTTAACCCGTATGTTGGTTTTGAAATGGGTTACGACTGGTTAGGTCGTATGCCATACAAAGGCGACAACGTTAACGGCGCATTCAAAGCTCAAGGCGTTCAGCTGACCGCTAAACTGGGTTACCCAGTAACTGACGATCTGGACGTGTACACTCGTCTGGGCGGCATGGTATGGCGCGCTGACTCCAGCAACAGCCGTGCTGGCGACGACCACGACACGGGTGTTTCCCCAGTATTCGCTGGTGGCGTAGAGTGGGCAATGACCCGTGATATCGCTACTCGTCTGGAATACCAGTGGGTTAACAACATCGGCGACGGTGCTACCGTTGGCGTTCGTCCTGACAACGGCATGCTGAGCGTAGGTGTTTCCTACCGTTTCGGCCAGCAGGAAGATGCAGCTCCGATCGTTGCTCCAGCTCCGGCTCCAGCTCCAGAAGTACAGACCAAGCACTTCACTCTGAAGTCTGACGTTCTGTTCAACTTCAACAAAGCAACTCTGAAACCAGAAGGTCAGCAGGCACTGGATCAGCTGTACACCCAGCTGAGCAACCTTGACCCGAAAGACGGTTCAGTAGTGGTTCTGGGCTTCACCGACCGTATCGGTTCTGACGCATACAACCAGAATCTGTCCGAGAAACGTGCTCAGTCTGTAGTTGATTACCTGGTATCTAAAGGTATCCCAGCTAACAAGATCTCCCCACGTGGTATGGGCGAATCTAACCCAGTGACTGGCAACACCTGTGACAACGTGAAAGCTCGCGCTGCACTGATCGATTGCCTGGCACCAGATCGTCGCGTTGAGATCGAAGTTAAAGGTATCAAAGACGTTGTAACTCAGCCTGCGGCATAA